In Nocardia higoensis, the following proteins share a genomic window:
- a CDS encoding ethanolamine ammonia-lyase subunit EutB, producing the protein MTYQHTARGHTYQFGTLTEVLAKATPLRSGDQLAGCAAESDAERAAAAHVLADLPLRLFLDEMVVPYESDEVTRLIIDTHDREAFAPVGHLTVGEFRDWLLARVCEADGGERIAHVSPGLTPEMVAAVSKLMRNQDLIAVSRVLSIETAFRTTIGLPGRLATRLQPNHPTDDPRGIAAGILDGLLLGAGDAVVGVNPATDSPHATGQLLTMLDDIRLRYDIPMQSCVLSHVTTTLELIERQAPVDLIFQSIAGTEGANTSFGITLSLLAEAAEAGRSLNRGSVGNNVMYFETGQGSALSAGAHLGVGGVPVDQQTLEARAYGVARAFDPLLVNTVVGFIGPEYLFDGKQITRAGLEDLFCGKLLGLPMGVDVCYTNHAEADQNDMDVLLSVLALAGTAFVITVPGADDVMLGYQSLSFNDALYARNVLGLRAAPEFEQWMQRIGLADGQGRVRPMDLEHSPLRSLTA; encoded by the coding sequence ATGACATATCAGCACACCGCGCGAGGCCATACCTATCAATTCGGCACGCTCACCGAGGTGCTGGCCAAGGCGACGCCCCTGCGCTCCGGCGACCAGCTCGCCGGGTGCGCGGCGGAGTCGGACGCGGAACGGGCCGCGGCAGCGCACGTCCTGGCGGACCTTCCGCTGCGGCTGTTCCTCGACGAGATGGTCGTGCCCTACGAGTCCGACGAAGTGACCCGGCTGATCATCGACACCCACGACCGCGAGGCTTTCGCCCCGGTCGGCCATCTGACGGTCGGCGAGTTCCGGGACTGGCTGCTGGCACGGGTGTGCGAGGCGGATGGAGGCGAGCGGATCGCACACGTCTCGCCGGGCCTCACGCCCGAAATGGTCGCCGCGGTAAGCAAGCTCATGCGCAACCAGGACCTCATCGCGGTCAGCCGCGTCCTGTCGATCGAGACCGCGTTCCGCACCACCATCGGCCTGCCGGGCAGGCTGGCCACGCGCCTGCAGCCCAACCACCCCACCGACGATCCGCGTGGCATCGCCGCGGGCATTCTCGACGGTCTGCTGCTCGGCGCGGGCGACGCCGTGGTCGGCGTCAACCCCGCCACCGACTCCCCGCACGCCACCGGGCAGCTGCTGACGATGCTGGACGACATCCGGCTCCGCTACGACATCCCGATGCAGTCGTGCGTGCTCTCGCATGTCACCACCACCCTCGAGCTGATCGAGCGGCAAGCGCCCGTCGACCTGATCTTCCAGTCGATCGCGGGCACCGAGGGCGCCAACACCTCGTTCGGCATCACGCTGTCCCTGCTCGCCGAAGCCGCCGAGGCCGGTCGCTCGCTGAATCGCGGAAGCGTCGGGAACAACGTCATGTATTTCGAGACCGGACAAGGATCGGCGCTGTCGGCGGGAGCGCATCTGGGCGTCGGCGGCGTACCGGTCGACCAGCAGACCCTGGAGGCCCGCGCCTACGGCGTCGCACGCGCCTTCGACCCCCTGCTGGTCAACACCGTGGTCGGCTTCATCGGCCCGGAGTACCTGTTCGACGGCAAGCAGATCACCCGCGCCGGGCTCGAGGATCTGTTCTGCGGCAAGCTCCTCGGCCTGCCGATGGGCGTCGACGTCTGCTACACCAATCACGCCGAAGCCGACCAGAACGACATGGATGTGCTGCTCAGCGTGCTGGCGCTCGCCGGAACCGCCTTCGTGATCACGGTCCCCGGCGCCGACGACGTGATGCTCGGCTATCAGAGCCTGTCGTTCAACGACGCGCTGTACGCGCGCAACGTGCTCGGACTTCGAGCGGCGCCCGAGTTCGAGCAATGGATGCAGCGCATCGGCCTGGCGGACGGACAGGGCCGGGTGCGCCCGATGGACCTGGAACACTCTCCGCTGCGGAGCCTGACCGCATGA
- the eat gene encoding ethanolamine permease has protein sequence MVTTPDETGAGTDHHYLSKRMLRTGTAGWVLLAGLGVSYVISGDYSGWNFGLGEGGFGGLLVATVVIAAMYAAMVLSMAEMSAALPTAGGGYTFARRALGPWGGFATGTAVLIEYSIAPAAIATFIGAYVESLGLFGIVDGWWVYLAVYVIFVGIHLAGVGEALKAMFVITAIALVGLVIFAIASIGSFSFSNLTDIAPDPDAAGASEFLPFGYLGIWSALPFAIWFFLAVEGVPLAAEEARDPARNVPRGIIAAMAVLVVTGAMVLILVPGAGGAAAMQASGNPLVEALGTGTAATVVNYIGLTGLIASFFSIIFAYSRQLFALSRAGYLPRGLSVTNSRKAPALALIVPGVIGFVLSIFGNGATLLNMAVFGAALSYVLMMISHIVLRVREPGMDRPYRTPGGLVTAGFALVIAVLSVIATFLVDSTAAFGCVIVFALFMLYFALYSRTRLVASSPDEEFAALAAAEDELR, from the coding sequence ATGGTCACCACACCTGATGAGACCGGAGCAGGAACCGACCACCATTACCTCAGCAAAAGGATGCTGCGCACCGGAACGGCGGGCTGGGTGCTGCTGGCCGGACTCGGCGTCAGCTACGTGATCAGCGGCGACTACTCCGGCTGGAATTTCGGCCTGGGCGAAGGCGGCTTCGGCGGGCTGCTCGTCGCGACGGTCGTGATCGCGGCCATGTACGCCGCGATGGTGCTGAGCATGGCGGAGATGTCGGCCGCCCTGCCGACAGCGGGCGGCGGCTACACCTTCGCTCGCCGGGCGCTGGGCCCGTGGGGCGGATTCGCCACCGGGACGGCGGTGCTGATCGAGTATTCGATCGCGCCCGCCGCGATCGCCACCTTCATCGGCGCCTACGTCGAATCGCTCGGATTGTTCGGCATCGTCGACGGCTGGTGGGTCTACCTGGCCGTCTACGTGATCTTCGTCGGCATCCACCTGGCCGGCGTCGGTGAAGCGCTCAAGGCGATGTTCGTCATCACGGCGATCGCCCTCGTCGGTCTGGTGATCTTCGCGATCGCGAGCATCGGCAGCTTCTCCTTCTCGAACCTGACCGACATCGCGCCGGACCCCGACGCCGCGGGCGCGAGCGAGTTCCTGCCGTTCGGCTACCTCGGGATCTGGTCGGCGCTGCCCTTCGCGATCTGGTTCTTCCTCGCCGTCGAAGGCGTTCCGCTCGCCGCGGAGGAAGCGCGGGATCCCGCGCGCAATGTCCCGCGAGGCATCATCGCGGCGATGGCGGTCCTGGTCGTGACCGGCGCGATGGTGCTGATTCTCGTGCCGGGAGCCGGTGGCGCGGCGGCGATGCAGGCCTCCGGCAATCCGCTGGTGGAAGCGCTGGGCACCGGCACAGCGGCCACGGTCGTTAACTACATCGGCCTCACGGGCCTGATCGCCAGTTTCTTCTCGATCATCTTCGCCTACTCGCGCCAGCTGTTCGCGCTCTCGCGCGCGGGCTATCTGCCGCGCGGGCTGTCGGTCACCAACTCCCGCAAGGCTCCCGCCCTGGCGTTGATCGTTCCCGGCGTCATCGGTTTCGTGCTGTCGATCTTCGGCAACGGCGCGACGCTGCTCAACATGGCCGTGTTCGGCGCGGCGCTGAGTTACGTGCTGATGATGATCAGCCACATCGTGCTGCGGGTCAGGGAACCAGGCATGGACCGGCCCTACCGGACGCCCGGCGGCCTCGTCACGGCGGGCTTCGCGCTGGTGATCGCCGTCCTGTCGGTCATCGCGACCTTCCTGGTCGACTCCACCGCGGCCTTCGGCTGCGTGATCGTATTCGCGCTGTTCATGCTGTATTTTGCTCTCTACAGCCGGACTCGACTGGTCGCCAGCTCCCCCGACGAGGAATTCGCCGCGCTGGCCGCCGCGGAAGACGAACTTCGATGA
- a CDS encoding carboxymuconolactone decarboxylase family protein translates to MSRVDLLTTEDVTDERGDVLDQIHGAFGFVPNMFKAVANSPAALQSMWGSFGALGAGTLGAKIGEQIAVAVADRNRCDYCLSAHTLLGKKAGATAEEMTEAQKGYSADPRTAAILTLATELVDQRGQIDADAVRSARDAGLTSEDIVETIAHVALNVFTNYINLALDVPVDFDRVRLTAK, encoded by the coding sequence ATGTCCCGTGTCGACCTGCTCACCACCGAAGACGTCACCGACGAGCGCGGCGACGTGCTCGATCAGATCCACGGCGCGTTCGGCTTCGTGCCCAACATGTTCAAGGCCGTCGCCAACTCTCCGGCGGCACTGCAGAGCATGTGGGGCAGCTTCGGCGCTCTCGGCGCGGGCACCCTCGGCGCCAAGATCGGCGAACAGATCGCGGTGGCCGTCGCCGACCGCAACCGCTGCGACTACTGCCTGTCGGCCCACACGCTGCTCGGCAAGAAGGCCGGTGCCACCGCCGAGGAGATGACCGAGGCCCAGAAGGGCTACTCGGCCGACCCCAGGACCGCCGCGATCCTGACGCTGGCCACCGAACTCGTCGACCAGCGCGGGCAGATCGACGCCGACGCCGTGCGATCCGCGCGCGACGCGGGCCTGACCTCCGAGGACATCGTCGAGACGATCGCCCACGTCGCGTTGAACGTGTTCACCAACTACATCAACCTCGCCCTCGACGTACCGGTCGACTTCGACCGCGTCCGGCTCACCGCGAAGTAG
- a CDS encoding helix-turn-helix domain-containing protein: MAAFLRTHRRRAGLTLEALADRTGLTKSYLSKIERGLSTPSIAVALAIADALDTDVSLLFSDKADDSAMTMERRDERAVVDESASAATYDPIATRMRRKAMQPFIVHPTTEPDSPFMEHSGEEFIFVRSGAVEVTVPNQTLRLDEGDSLYFHSDTPHRVRSISTPRATLLVVVHDRGDDDGASTGHSPRPCGPTA; this comes from the coding sequence ATGGCGGCGTTTCTCAGGACGCACCGCCGGCGAGCAGGCTTGACACTGGAGGCCCTCGCCGATCGCACGGGGCTGACCAAGAGCTACCTGTCGAAGATCGAACGCGGCTTGAGCACTCCGTCGATCGCGGTGGCACTCGCGATCGCCGATGCGCTCGACACCGACGTGAGCCTGCTGTTCTCCGACAAGGCCGACGACTCGGCGATGACCATGGAGCGCCGCGACGAACGCGCGGTGGTCGACGAATCCGCTTCGGCCGCAACGTACGACCCGATCGCGACACGCATGCGACGCAAGGCGATGCAGCCGTTCATCGTGCATCCGACCACCGAACCCGACTCACCGTTCATGGAACACTCCGGCGAGGAATTCATCTTCGTGCGGTCCGGAGCGGTGGAGGTCACCGTTCCCAACCAGACGCTTCGACTCGACGAGGGCGACAGCCTGTATTTCCACTCCGACACACCCCACCGCGTGCGATCGATCTCGACACCGCGAGCGACGCTGCTGGTTGTCGTGCACGACCGTGGCGACGACGACGGCGCGTCGACCGGACACAGCCCGCGGCCCTGCGGCCCGACCGCCTGA
- a CDS encoding aldolase → MSLGKGELMDAAKSAMLTQIPEAGWSDRQKIALTCRSLFDAGHDSGLAGQISARGRTDGTFLTQRLGLGFDEITEDNLLLVDEDLEVLEGDGMANPANRFHSWIYRARPDVGCIVHTHPLHAAALSMLEVPLQVSQMDTTPLYDDCAFLADWPGVPVGNEEGEIISAALGDKRAILLAHHGQLVVGATIEEACSLAHLIERAARLQLLAMAAGEIKPLPPRLAREAHDWTLTPRRSVANFSYYARKALRSHPDAVNQ, encoded by the coding sequence ATGAGCCTGGGGAAAGGCGAATTGATGGACGCCGCGAAGAGCGCCATGCTCACCCAGATTCCCGAGGCCGGGTGGTCGGACCGGCAGAAGATCGCTCTGACCTGCCGTTCCCTGTTCGACGCCGGCCACGATTCCGGCCTCGCCGGGCAGATCTCGGCCCGTGGCCGGACTGACGGAACCTTTCTGACCCAGCGCCTCGGTCTCGGCTTCGACGAGATCACCGAGGACAATCTGCTGCTCGTCGATGAGGACCTCGAGGTGCTCGAAGGCGACGGAATGGCCAATCCCGCCAACCGTTTCCACAGCTGGATCTACCGCGCCCGCCCGGATGTCGGCTGCATCGTGCACACCCACCCGCTGCATGCCGCGGCGCTGTCGATGCTCGAAGTGCCCCTGCAGGTGTCGCAGATGGACACCACGCCGCTCTACGACGACTGCGCCTTCCTCGCGGACTGGCCGGGTGTGCCGGTCGGCAACGAAGAGGGCGAGATAATCTCGGCGGCGTTGGGCGACAAACGCGCCATCCTGCTGGCCCATCATGGTCAGCTCGTCGTCGGCGCCACCATCGAAGAGGCGTGCTCGCTGGCGCACCTGATCGAACGTGCCGCCCGGCTCCAGCTCCTCGCGATGGCCGCGGGCGAGATCAAGCCGCTGCCCCCGCGCCTGGCCCGCGAAGCCCACGACTGGACGCTGACCCCGCGGCGCAGCGTCGCCAACTTCTCCTACTACGCCCGCAAAGCGCTGCGCTCCCACCCGGACGCCGTCAACCAGTGA
- a CDS encoding dihydrodipicolinate synthase family protein, whose product MTHPISGIVAYPITPFTAEDTIDVDALRLLLDRMIESGVDAIAPLGSTGESAYLTDDEWTTVAAETIAHVGQRVPTVVGVSDLTTSGAVRRAKLAERLGATAVMALPTSYWRLTEDEVRVHFTTVAASVGLPVMAYNNPATTGIDMSPEFLFDLVGAVDNITMVKESTGDITRMNRLRELSGGTLPFFNGSNPLAYKAFGAGAAGWCTAAPCLIPRPIVSFHRAVASGETGRAEAMWEHLRPFLEMIVSRGLPTTIKSGLRSIGVDAGTPRRPLLPLDEHETARLHELITVCETHL is encoded by the coding sequence ATGACCCACCCCATCTCGGGCATCGTCGCCTATCCCATCACCCCGTTCACCGCCGAGGACACCATCGACGTGGACGCGTTGCGCCTGCTGCTGGACCGGATGATCGAATCGGGCGTAGACGCGATCGCCCCGCTCGGCAGCACGGGCGAATCGGCATATCTGACCGACGACGAATGGACGACCGTCGCCGCCGAGACCATCGCCCATGTCGGGCAACGCGTCCCGACCGTGGTCGGTGTCTCCGATCTCACCACCTCGGGCGCCGTGCGCCGGGCGAAGCTCGCCGAGCGGCTGGGCGCGACCGCCGTCATGGCGTTGCCGACGTCCTATTGGCGACTGACCGAAGACGAGGTGCGAGTGCATTTCACGACGGTGGCCGCATCCGTCGGCCTGCCGGTCATGGCCTACAACAATCCGGCCACCACCGGGATCGACATGTCACCGGAGTTCCTGTTCGACCTCGTCGGCGCCGTCGACAACATCACCATGGTCAAGGAATCGACCGGCGACATCACCCGCATGAACCGGCTGCGTGAACTCAGCGGCGGCACCCTGCCGTTCTTCAACGGCAGTAACCCGCTGGCCTACAAGGCGTTCGGCGCCGGTGCGGCCGGCTGGTGCACCGCCGCACCCTGCCTCATTCCCCGTCCCATCGTCTCGTTCCATCGGGCCGTCGCCTCGGGGGAGACCGGCCGGGCGGAAGCGATGTGGGAACATCTGCGACCGTTCCTGGAGATGATCGTCAGCCGTGGCCTGCCGACCACCATCAAGTCCGGGCTCCGCAGCATCGGCGTCGACGCGGGCACGCCACGCCGCCCGCTGCTACCGCTCGACGAGCACGAGACGGCGCGTCTGCACGAACTGATCACCGTCTGCGAGACCCATCTCTGA
- a CDS encoding MarR family winged helix-turn-helix transcriptional regulator: MMHSDDDLDRRLVDALERLSGGVRALAQRSARDHGLTPLQQQVLLALSKNPPPRREVSALAAECDVTRPTMSDAVTALERKGLLSRSPGGDGRRRVLTPTPRGCEVVDDLREWDTPAVRTLLGVPVEDRAATLQTVLSMIAGLQRQGVISVARVCTSCRFFEAHAHSDRVAPHHCRLLNAPLPLTELRTDCPEHQPAA, from the coding sequence ATGATGCATTCCGATGACGACCTCGACCGCCGCTTGGTCGACGCCTTGGAACGGTTGAGCGGTGGCGTGCGCGCGTTGGCACAGCGCAGCGCTCGTGACCACGGGCTGACGCCCTTGCAGCAACAGGTGCTGCTGGCGCTGTCGAAAAACCCGCCGCCGCGCCGCGAGGTCAGTGCGCTGGCCGCGGAATGCGATGTCACGCGCCCGACGATGTCCGACGCGGTGACCGCGCTGGAGCGCAAGGGCCTGCTGAGCCGATCGCCGGGCGGCGACGGCCGACGACGGGTGCTGACACCGACCCCGCGCGGATGCGAAGTGGTCGACGATCTGCGGGAATGGGACACACCGGCGGTGCGGACCCTGCTCGGAGTGCCTGTCGAGGACCGGGCCGCGACATTGCAGACCGTGCTGTCGATGATCGCCGGGCTCCAGCGTCAGGGCGTGATCAGCGTGGCGAGGGTCTGCACGAGCTGCCGCTTCTTCGAGGCACACGCGCATTCCGATCGGGTGGCGCCCCATCACTGCCGATTGCTGAACGCGCCGCTACCGCTGACCGAGCTGCGGACCGACTGCCCCGAGCACCAGCCGGCCGCCTGA
- a CDS encoding TetR/AcrR family transcriptional regulator has translation MRPAEPGRRALLNAGRTLLAGSDLTKLSVSAVTAAAEMAKGSFYQHWRSREDYIRALHEAFHDELFDKVEQQLAGRPPGAERLATGLAAYLDGCLAEPATKALLVQARTEAGLGEQVGRRNEQAAQVLTADLAAVGWHHPEPLAVLLVAAIAETALIELADGRPRDDLRDAILRLATPARD, from the coding sequence ATGAGACCCGCCGAACCCGGTCGTCGCGCCCTGTTGAACGCGGGACGCACACTGCTGGCCGGCTCCGACCTGACCAAACTGTCGGTCAGTGCCGTCACCGCCGCCGCCGAGATGGCCAAGGGCAGCTTCTACCAGCACTGGCGCAGCCGCGAGGACTACATCCGAGCGCTGCACGAGGCATTTCACGACGAGCTGTTCGACAAGGTCGAGCAGCAGTTGGCCGGGCGCCCGCCCGGCGCCGAACGACTGGCCACCGGCCTCGCGGCCTATCTCGACGGGTGCCTGGCCGAACCGGCGACCAAGGCTCTGCTCGTCCAGGCCAGAACCGAGGCCGGGCTGGGCGAGCAAGTCGGTCGGCGCAACGAGCAGGCGGCTCAGGTCCTCACCGCCGACCTCGCCGCGGTCGGCTGGCACCACCCCGAGCCCCTCGCCGTCCTGCTGGTCGCCGCGATCGCCGAGACCGCTCTCATCGAGCTCGCCGACGGACGACCGCGCGACGATCTGCGCGACGCGATCCTCCGCCTGGCCACACCCGCCCGCGATTGA
- a CDS encoding esterase/lipase family protein produces MNSLKRWIAVAGMAALVGASAGVASGEEAEPVPYSYLAGLAAQAQAPGQAPPGANDWSCRPSARHPRPVLLLHGLGNETVSWQTLAPLLTQAGYCVFTTTYGTGMLGPAIGALAPVERSAAEVGAFVDRVRTVTGSDRVDIVGHSMGAAVSMYYMRHLDGAPAVARLIGLGAPYHGSTVSGLDVLGRWVADLPGAAAIVEDCGPCQMSPGSPTVEFLGADARLLPDTEFVGIVSRYDEIATPFTTGMLDGPNARNVVLQDVCATDFSEHYGLTSDPIAVAEVLNALDPEHARPVDCTLVAPLLGPLVPPAAPGAR; encoded by the coding sequence GTGAATTCCCTGAAGCGATGGATAGCCGTGGCCGGGATGGCCGCCCTGGTAGGCGCCTCGGCGGGGGTGGCATCCGGCGAGGAAGCCGAGCCCGTGCCCTACAGCTATCTGGCCGGGCTGGCCGCGCAGGCGCAGGCACCGGGACAGGCCCCGCCCGGCGCCAACGACTGGTCGTGTCGCCCGAGCGCGCGGCATCCCCGCCCGGTACTGCTGCTGCACGGGCTGGGAAATGAAACAGTGAGCTGGCAGACGCTCGCACCGCTGCTGACGCAGGCCGGGTACTGCGTCTTCACCACCACGTATGGCACCGGCATGCTGGGGCCAGCGATCGGTGCCTTGGCTCCGGTGGAACGCAGCGCCGCCGAGGTGGGCGCGTTCGTCGACCGCGTACGCACGGTGACCGGCTCGGACCGCGTCGACATCGTCGGGCACTCGATGGGAGCGGCCGTATCGATGTACTACATGCGCCACCTGGACGGAGCACCCGCCGTCGCCCGGCTGATCGGACTTGGCGCGCCCTACCACGGCTCGACAGTCAGCGGACTCGACGTGCTCGGCCGGTGGGTCGCCGATCTGCCGGGCGCAGCGGCGATCGTCGAGGACTGCGGGCCGTGCCAGATGTCGCCCGGCTCGCCCACGGTCGAGTTCCTCGGCGCCGACGCCCGCCTGCTGCCCGACACCGAGTTCGTCGGCATCGTCAGCCGTTACGACGAGATCGCCACGCCGTTCACCACGGGCATGCTGGATGGACCCAACGCTCGCAACGTCGTGTTGCAGGACGTGTGCGCCACCGACTTCAGCGAACACTACGGACTGACCTCGGACCCGATCGCGGTCGCCGAAGTCCTCAACGCGCTCGACCCCGAGCACGCGCGACCGGTGGATTGCACCCTGGTCGCGCCGCTCCTCGGTCCGTTGGTGCCGCCGGCCGCCCCAGGTGCCCGGTGA
- a CDS encoding acyl-CoA dehydrogenase, giving the protein MMVTNEHEALAEYLRHGSPEFHQRLQQILSNPDFLVTDKQSQEQRRQNAYDQLRNLVKEIGSTRDVATDLPELFAVFDWSAVLATDLIPLISGHYNLASGSLATLTEPEAAAPYLQDLDDASAIGVMLLTEYGCGSNIGFMQTTATWDGDGFVINTPNPRARKFMPSVGIPVSRVCVVGARFIDAAGVDQGVHLFTARLRDADGAAAPGVTITQLDHQPLVIMDNSVISFENLRVDRNAWLSNDLATIDDQGVLTWRDEASRKRAFPSAISQLTVGRLALSSCLNASARAALYIALRYATKRVVPLTLEDTPVMLDIPHVRDTLITDLAGTVVRTVYGNAIKTQLAESDLTHRDTVVSVMLAKHFIQLHALDTVTHSRIKMGAQGMFSANRVADYLGVCHAAITGEGDCHVLGSVAGRVLAKQMAGKPTPHPELHDPADPGARERLFNARTLTIVQEAQQHLATSTLEDRLAVIPEALDLAEAYCAEQALGLLHNTAHPEIAAVRDVFALHYIDQHAAWYLTHGLLDVAAVESTKQQLRRAIDNLVDHLPALLDAFGFDDEILGAPVLSDDLPAAWDSRIRG; this is encoded by the coding sequence ATGATGGTTACGAACGAGCACGAGGCGCTGGCGGAGTATCTTCGGCACGGCAGCCCGGAGTTTCACCAGCGGCTGCAGCAGATCCTGAGCAATCCGGACTTCCTCGTCACGGACAAGCAGAGCCAGGAGCAGCGGCGCCAGAACGCCTACGATCAGTTGCGGAACCTGGTCAAGGAGATCGGCAGCACTCGCGACGTCGCTACCGACCTGCCGGAACTGTTCGCGGTGTTCGACTGGTCGGCAGTGCTGGCGACGGACCTGATCCCGTTGATCTCCGGCCACTACAACCTGGCCTCCGGCAGCCTGGCCACCCTGACCGAACCCGAGGCCGCCGCACCGTACCTGCAGGATCTGGACGACGCTTCCGCTATCGGCGTCATGCTGCTGACCGAATACGGCTGCGGCTCCAATATCGGGTTCATGCAGACCACCGCGACCTGGGACGGCGACGGGTTCGTCATCAACACCCCGAACCCGCGGGCACGCAAGTTCATGCCCAGCGTCGGCATCCCGGTGTCCCGAGTGTGCGTCGTCGGCGCCCGGTTCATCGACGCGGCGGGCGTCGATCAGGGCGTGCACCTGTTCACGGCGCGACTACGCGACGCCGACGGTGCCGCGGCCCCCGGCGTGACGATCACCCAGCTCGACCACCAGCCGCTGGTCATCATGGACAACTCGGTCATCAGCTTCGAGAACCTGCGGGTCGACCGCAACGCCTGGCTGAGCAACGACCTCGCGACCATCGACGATCAGGGCGTGCTCACCTGGCGCGACGAGGCCAGCCGGAAGCGGGCCTTCCCGTCGGCGATCAGCCAGCTGACCGTCGGCCGCCTGGCGCTCTCGTCCTGCCTGAACGCCTCGGCCCGCGCCGCGCTCTACATCGCGCTGCGCTACGCCACCAAGCGGGTGGTGCCGCTGACGCTCGAGGACACCCCGGTCATGCTCGACATCCCGCACGTGCGAGACACCCTGATCACCGATCTGGCAGGCACCGTCGTCCGGACCGTCTACGGCAACGCGATCAAGACCCAGCTCGCCGAGAGCGACCTCACCCATCGCGACACGGTGGTGTCGGTGATGCTGGCCAAGCACTTCATCCAGCTGCACGCGCTGGACACGGTGACGCACAGCCGCATCAAGATGGGCGCGCAGGGCATGTTCAGCGCCAATCGGGTGGCCGACTACCTGGGCGTCTGTCATGCGGCCATCACCGGCGAAGGCGACTGCCACGTCCTGGGTTCCGTCGCGGGCCGGGTCCTGGCCAAGCAGATGGCGGGCAAGCCGACGCCGCACCCCGAGCTGCACGACCCGGCCGACCCCGGTGCGCGCGAGCGTCTGTTCAACGCGCGGACCCTGACGATCGTGCAGGAAGCGCAGCAGCACCTGGCGACGTCCACGCTGGAGGACCGGTTGGCGGTGATCCCCGAGGCGCTCGACCTCGCGGAGGCCTACTGCGCCGAACAGGCGTTGGGCCTGCTGCACAACACCGCTCATCCGGAGATCGCCGCGGTGCGGGATGTGTTCGCCCTGCACTACATCGACCAGCACGCCGCCTGGTATCTGACGCACGGCCTGCTCGACGTCGCTGCCGTCGAGTCGACCAAGCAGCAACTGCGCCGGGCGATCGACAACCTCGTCGACCACCTGCCCGCACTGCTGGACGCCTTCGGATTCGACGACGAGATCCTAGGCGCGCCGGTGCTTTCGGACGACCTGCCCGCTGCCTGGGACTCGCGCATCCGCGGCTGA
- a CDS encoding cytochrome P450, translating into MREMDLGPLVPVEMWPGVPATLVIKYSTAVRILGDSSHFPADPSAWQKTVAADIPIMPMIEYRPNAIRTSGAEHARYRSVLNHALAGIDLNSVRTAVETSAVPIVNTFCRDGHADILNQYALPLVFSVFCQALGCPPEIGEQVATASAAMFDGVDTETVNTMMSDALLDLTALKRAHPGDDVTTRMIQHPAGLSDEEMVHQLVLLFAAGVEPPVNLIANTLLLMLTDSRFTSGENGIPLSTRSALEERLATDPPMANYCITYPRQPILIEGEWLPANQPVIISMAACNTDPEINTGEYLDNGWNLAFSTGDHACPAQARPYGLLLAQDVIDHLLDTLPELRLAVPPDQLVWRPGPFHRALTTLPVVFPPSAPLRV; encoded by the coding sequence ATGCGCGAAATGGACCTCGGGCCGTTGGTGCCGGTGGAGATGTGGCCCGGCGTGCCCGCGACCCTGGTCATCAAATACAGCACCGCCGTGCGCATTCTCGGTGACTCCAGCCATTTTCCGGCCGACCCGAGCGCCTGGCAGAAGACCGTGGCCGCCGATATCCCGATCATGCCGATGATCGAATACCGACCCAACGCGATTCGCACGAGCGGCGCCGAACACGCCCGCTACCGCAGTGTCCTGAACCATGCCCTGGCCGGAATCGATCTGAATTCCGTGCGAACCGCCGTGGAGACCTCCGCCGTCCCGATCGTCAACACGTTCTGCAGGGACGGGCACGCCGACATACTGAATCAGTACGCGCTCCCACTGGTCTTCTCGGTCTTCTGTCAGGCGCTCGGTTGCCCGCCGGAGATCGGCGAACAGGTCGCGACGGCCAGTGCGGCGATGTTCGACGGTGTGGACACCGAGACGGTGAACACGATGATGAGCGACGCGCTGCTCGATCTCACCGCCCTCAAGCGTGCCCATCCGGGGGACGACGTCACCACGAGAATGATCCAGCATCCTGCCGGGCTGTCCGACGAGGAGATGGTGCATCAGCTGGTGCTGCTGTTCGCCGCGGGCGTCGAACCGCCGGTGAACCTGATCGCCAACACGTTGTTGCTGATGCTCACCGATTCCCGTTTCACCAGTGGTGAGAACGGAATTCCGCTGTCGACCCGGTCCGCGCTCGAGGAGCGGCTGGCCACCGACCCGCCGATGGCCAACTACTGCATCACCTATCCTCGCCAGCCCATCCTGATCGAGGGCGAGTGGCTGCCCGCGAACCAGCCGGTCATCATCAGCATGGCCGCCTGCAATACCGACCCGGAGATCAATACCGGCGAATACCTGGACAACGGATGGAATCTGGCGTTCAGCACCGGTGATCACGCCTGCCCTGCCCAGGCTCGCCCCTACGGGCTCCTGCTCGCCCAGGACGTCATCGACCACCTTCTGGACACCCTCCCGGAACTGCGGCTCGCGGTCCCGCCGGACCAACTCGTGTGGCGTCCCGGCCCCTTCCATCGAGCGTTGACGACGTTGCCGGTCGTCTTCCCGCCTTCTGCCCCGCTGCGGGTGTAA